A portion of the Lampris incognitus isolate fLamInc1 chromosome 9, fLamInc1.hap2, whole genome shotgun sequence genome contains these proteins:
- the sphk2 gene encoding sphingosine kinase 2: MRSPEPPTPSPAEALLHGQFAGWGSGSNSNSNSCPNSPGGPGGLSPAATPAPASNYALTLTHTHIHVQRLSPRPGKEARLLLPLPELVGCSCPRAPAPPLLVLYWYPPGKRRKGVSRRRQVRAYLAESRLEAERWSAAVQCLLRGVSVTADTEFSRSLLPRPQRLLLLVNPFSGRGQAMQWCQTHILPMIREANISYNLIQTERQNHARELIREISLPEWDGIVIVSGDGLLHEVVNGLMERPDWEQAIKTPVGILPCGSGNALAGSINHHAGYDMCLREPLLLNCCFLLCRGGVRPMDLVSVTTSSAPSHNGRTSGPRRLFSFLSVAWGFVSDVDIESERYRGLGSARFTLGTLVRIASLRSYKGRLSYLPPSIVPPSPDATSPPPRRPLSRSITEGLEGYCRTPIHRTCSDMGISEQRSLRRGEGERERELERQRERERRRERARGGGTGVVRASSLAEDREREREGEVEMEEDQSGTSSESNERNKCSMRRDERVAPTEEEREDEGRVEQDWSEMEEEVQGGDGEGSGGSVEGEGVVPARELGESYGVDMGREADEEPEGCFTYPDGLQEARQTRRKNSAPSSQIANTLFNQPLSQEADSMSGTAYGVDDVDLNDTYFQREPYPMDIARERALTISSPFRHSPFSYKPKSLDQNQNASRPRPLSLLQHSHSNSLPPKLPSLSLSLSPTPPSSPSCASPRSSSYLTPRPNTPNSNSPSPSFRTPSASFNFDIAEPAGPLKNRPFVSLPFNPPRDDLLPPLDQPLPTRDWVTIEGDFVLVLALYQTHLGADLHAAPQARFDDGLIHLTFVRAGISRATLLRLFFAMERGTHHSLSSPYVSHVSCRAFRLQPLSTRGTLTVDGELVPYGPLQAQVHPSMARLIVGDSGVKITRF; this comes from the exons ATGCGATCCCCAgaacctcccacaccatccccaGCAGAAGCCCTTCTTCATGGCCAGTTTGCAGGCTGGGGATCCGGCAGTAACAGCAACAGTAACAGCTGCCCCAACAGCCCTGGTGGCCCAGGGGGGCTTTCCCCCGCTGCTACCCCGGCTCCGGCCTCCAACTATGCCCTTACCCTCACCCACACCCACATACATGTCCAGCGCCTGTCACCGCGACCAGGAAAAGAAGCTCGTCTTCTGCTGCCATTACCAGAACTCGTAGGATGCAGCTGCCCCCgtgcccctgcacccccactccTGGTGTTGTATTGGTACCCCCCAGGCAAGCGGAGGAAAGGGGTATCTCGGCGCAGGCAGGTCAGGGCCTACTTGGCAGAAAGCAGACTTGAAGCCGAGAGGTGGTCCGCTGCCGTGCAATGTCTGCTCAGAGGGGTGTCCGTCACTGCTGACACAG AATTTTCGAGGAGTCTGCTACCTCGTCCACAACGGCTCCTGCTCTTGGTCAACCCCTTCAGTGGGAGAGGTCAGGCAATGCAATGGTGTCAGACCCACATTCTGCCGATGATCAGGGAGGCAAATATCAGCTACAACTTGATACAAACAG AACGACAGAACCATGCCAGGGAGCTTATCAGGGAGATTTCGCTCCCAGAATGGGACGGCATCGTCATCGTATCTGGAGATGGCCTGTTGCATGAG GTGGTTAACGGCCTGATGGAGCGCCCAGACTGGGAACAAGCAATAAAGACACCTGTGGGAATTCTGCCCTGTGGCTCAGGAAATGCTCTGGCTGGTTCCATCAACCACCATGCGGG ATATGACATGTGCCTTCGGGAGCCCCTCCTCTTAAACTGCTGCTTTCTGCTCTGCCGCGGCGGGGTCCGACCCATGGACCTGGTCTCAGTGACAACAAGCTCTGCCCCCTCTCACAACGGCCGTACGTCCGGTCCCCGAAGACTGTTCTCTTTCCTGTCTGTTGCCTGGGGCTTCGTGTCCGACGTGGACATCGAGAGTGAGAG GTATCGTGGTTTAGGCTCTGCTCGCTTCACCCTGGGCACCCTTGTGCGTATTGCCTCGCTTCGTTCCTACAAGGGTCGCCTGTCCTACCTCCCACCCTCCATTGTCCCTCCGTCTCCGGATGCAACGTCACCCCCTCCGAGAAGGCCTCTCTCCCGCAGCATCACGGAAGGCCTGGAGGGCTACTGCCGAACCCCTATCCACCGCACCTGCTCCGACATGGGCATTAGTGAACAGCGCAGTCTACGCAggggcgagggagagagggagagagagctggaaAGGCAGCGAGAAAGGGAGAGGAGAAGGGAAAGGGccaggggaggaggaactggagttgTGAGGGCAAGTAGCCTTgcggaagacagagagagggaaagggagggtGAGGTGGAGATGGAAGAGGACCAGTCAGGGACGAGTTCAGAATCGAACGAAAGAAACAAATGCAGTATGAGAAGGGATGAAAGGGTAGCCCCGACTGAGGAGGAAAGGGAAGATGAGGGAAGAGTGGAGCAAGACTGGAGTGAGATGGAAGAGGAGGTGCAGGGCGGAGATGGGGAGGGCAGTGGGGGCTCTGTGGAAGGGGAGGGTGTGGTGCCAGCTCGAGAGCTGGGGGAGAGCTATGGTGTAGATATGGGAAGGGAGGCAGATGAGGAGCCAGAGGGCTGTTTCACGTACCCTGATGGCCTTCAGGAAGCCAGACAAACTCGGAGAAAGAACTCGGCCCCTTCAAGCCAGATCGCCAACACTCTCTTCAACCAGCCCCTCAGTCAGGAGGCTGACTCCATGTCTGGGACTGCATATGGTGTTGACGATGTGGATCTGAATGACACCTACTTTCAGAGAGAACCCTACCCAATGGACATTGCCCGTGAGCGAGCACTCACAATCTCCTCTCCCTTTCGACACTCTCCCTTCTCTTACAAGCCCAAGTCCCTGGACCAGAACCAGAATGCGTCCCGGCCGAGACCCCTCTCCCTCCTTCAACACTCCCACTCAAACTCCCTCCCTCCTAagctcccctccctctccctctccctctcccccacacCCCCATCTTCACCTTCTTGTGCTTCCCCCCGCTCCTCATCCTACCTCACCCCTCGTCCCAACACCCCTAATTCCAACTCGCCCTCACCCTCTTTCCGCACACCATCCGCATCCTTCAACTTTGACATTGCTGAGCCAGCGGGACCCCTGAAGAACCGTCCCTTCGTCTCATTGCCTTTTAATCCCCCCAGGGATGACCTGCTACCCCCCCTGGACCAGCCCCTTCCAACCAGGGACTGGGTTACCATTGAGGGGGACTTTGTCCTGGTTCTGGCCCTCTACCAAACACACTTGGGGGCCGACCTCCATGCTGCTCCCCAGGCCAGGTTCGATGATGGGCTGATCCATTTGACCTTTGTGCGGGCAGGGATCTCCAGAGCCACACTGCTCAGGCTGTTCTTTGCCATGGAGAGAGGAACCCACCATTCCCTCAGCTCACCATATGTGAGCCATGTTTCATGCAGGGCCTTCAGACTACAGCCTCTGTCCACGAGGGGAACACTAACTGTGGATGGAGAACTGGTGCCCTATGGCCCACTTCAAGCACAG GTTCATCCGTCCATGGCCCGTCTCATCGTCGGCGACTCTGGAGTGAAAATTACCAGGTTCTGA
- the cyth2 gene encoding cytohesin-2: protein MTVDSEIFMPKSKAPKMDDLDYIPVDLSPEERSELEDIRRRKGALLQEIQRLREELREAILEVEGLETSTEGSKTLQKSRHVAMGRKKFNMDPKKGIVFLVENELLRHTPEDIAQFLYKGEGLNKTAIGDYLGERDDFNIKVLQAFVDLHEFTDLNLVQALRQFLWSFRLPGEAQKIDRMMEAFAQRYCHCNPGVFQSTDTCYVLSFAIIMLNTSLHNPNVRDKPGVDRFISMNRGINEGGDLPEELLRNLYESIKNEPFKIPEDDGNDLTHTFFNPDREGWLLKLGGRVKTWKRRWFILTDNCLYYFEYTTDKEPRGIIPLENLSIREVEDPRKPNCFELYIPNNRGQLIKACKTEADGRVVEGNHMVYRISAPTPEEKDEWIHSINSAVSVDPFYEMLAARKKRISLKKKEEQP from the exons ATGACCGTCGACTCTGAAATATTTATGCCTAAAAGCAAAGCGCCAAAAATGGATGACTTGGACTACA TCCCAGTAGACCTGAGCCCAGAGGAGCGCTCTGAGCTGGAGGACATCCGTAGGAGGAAAGGCGCCCTACTGCAGGAGATCCAGAGGCTTAGAGAGGAATTACGAGAAGCCATTTTAGAGGTGGAAGGTCTGGAGACCAGCACAGAGGGCAG TAAAACACTCCAGAAAAGCAGGCATGTGGCAATGGGAAGGAAGAAATTCAACATGGACCCCAAAAAG GGCATAGTGTTTCTAGTTGAGAATGAGTTGCTCAGACACACCCCAGAGGATATTGCTCAGTTCCTTTACAAAGGCGAGGGCCTCAACAAGACGGCTATAGGGGATTACCTTGGAGAAAG GGACGACTTCAACATCAAAGTCCTGCAGGCCTTCGTTGACCTCCATGAGTTCACTGACCTCAACCTAGTCCAGGCCCTCAG acagttcctgtggagttTCCGTCTGCCTGGTGAAGCCCAGAAGATAGACAGGATGATGGAGGCCTTCGCTCAGAGATACTGTCACTGCAACCCCGGGGTCTTCCAGAGCACTG ACACATGTTACGTGCTGTCCTTTGCCATCATCATGTTGAACACCAGCCTCCACAACCCCAATGTGAGGGACAAGCCTGGGGTGGACCGCTTCATCTCCATGAACAGAGGCATCAACGAGGGAGGGGACCTGCCAGAGGAGCTACTTAGA AATCTCTATGAAAGCATCAAAAATGAGCCCTTCAAGATCCCCGAGGATGATGGCAATGACCTGACACACACCTTTTTCAACCCTGACAGAGAGGGCTGGCTTCTCAAATTGG GTGGACGCGTGAAAACCTGGAAACGACGATGGTTCATTCTCACAGACAACTGCCTCTATTACTTTGAATACACTACA GATAAAGAACCACGAGGTATCATTCCTTTGGAGAACCTCAGTATCCGGGAGGTTGAAGACCCAAGAAAACCG AACTGCTTTGAGTTGTACATCCCCAATAACCGTGGTCAGCTCATTAAGGCATGCAAGACGGAGGCGGACGGCAGAGTGGTAGAAGGAAACCACATGGTGTACCGTATCTCTGCCCCAACCCCCGAGGAGAAGGATGAGTGGATCCACAGCATTAA CTCTGCTGTCAGTGTGGATCCTTTCTATGAAATGCTTGCCGCCAGGAAGAAACGTATATCcctgaagaagaaggaggaacaacCCTAG